In the genome of Bradyrhizobium ottawaense, the window AGAAGGTCTCGTTCGACATCGTCGCCGATCGTCGCAGCGGCAAGTCCTCGGCTGACAATCTCCGCGTCGGCTAACGCCTACGCAGCGTTCTGACCACGGACGTACCGGCAGAACGTCAAGTTAGAAAACCCCGCGACCGGGATCCGGTGCGCGGGGTTTTTGTTTTTGGCTCCCGTCATTCCGGGGCTCGCGAAGCGAGAGCCCGGAATCCATTGGACCGCGGAGACTGCCGCGCGATGGATTCCGGGCTCGCCCTGCGGGCGCCCCGGAATGACGGCGGAGTATTGTCAGCCCACCTTCTTCAACACCGACACGAAGAACCCGTCCGTCCCGGTCCGCCGCGGCGTCATCAGCCAGCCCTCGGGCGACTGCAGCGCGGCCTCCCCAAACGCCTCCGCCTTGTCCCACAGCACGCTCGCGGTCTGCTCGGGCGGCACGGCCGCGAACTCGGGATGGCGCGCGACGAATGCCCTCACCTGCTCGCCGTTCTCTTCCGAAAGCACCGAGCAGGTGATGTAGGCAATGCGGCCGCCAGCCTTCACCAGCGGCACCGCGCGCTCCAGCACCTCGGCCTGGTCGCGCAGGCGAATCTCCAGCGCGCCCGGGCGCATGCGCCATTTGGCATCGGGGTTGCGGCGCCAGGTTCCGGTTCCCGTGCAGGGCGCGTCGATCACGACGAGGTCGGCAGAGGCGCGGATGTCGGCCAACGGATCGGCCTCGCCCTTGGGCGTGCGGACATCGGCATTATGGACCCCGGCGCGCGAGAGGCGCTCGTGGATCGGCGCGAGCTGGCGCTTGTCGCTGTCGGTCGCGATCAGCCGGCCCTTGCCCTGCATCAGAGCGGCGAGCGCCAGGGTCTTGCCGCCGGCGCCGGCGCAGAGGTCGATCACCTGCTCGCCGGGCTTTGCCGCGGTGAATTGGGCGGCCAGCTGCGATCCCTCATCTTGCACTTCAATGGCGCCCTTGATGAAATCCTCCTCGGCCTGGATCCCGGGGTTGCGTGCATCGGCCGAAAGCGCGATGCGCAGGCCCGTTGCCGACCAAGGCGTCGGTTTCGCATGAAGATGAGCAAGCGACTGCAGCGCCTTGTCGCGGTTGGATTTTAGCGTGTTGACGCGCAGGTCGAGCGGTGCCCGGCTCGCCATCGCGGCCGCCTCCGCGGCACGGTCCTCGCCGAACACTTTTGCCAGGTGCGGATCCAGCCATTCGGGATAGTCGCCGGCGATCGCGGCCGGCGCGTCCTTCAGGGACCGCTGGCTGAGCGCCGCCTGCTCGGCCTCGGTCAGCGGCGCCGGCGCAAAGCGGCTGCCGTCGAACAAGGCGCCCATCGTGGCCGTGTCCATGTCGCGCTCGAGCCGGAGCATGCCGATCAACCTGGCACGCGCGGTACCGGACTCCATCAGGAACGCGCTCGAGGCGTAGCGGCGCAGCACGTCCCAGACCAGGCCGGCAATGGCGGCGCGG includes:
- a CDS encoding RsmB/NOP family class I SAM-dependent RNA methyltransferase produces the protein MTPAARLSAAIELIDTIEKDRVPAAKALKEWGTAHRFAGSGDRAAIAGLVWDVLRRYASSAFLMESGTARARLIGMLRLERDMDTATMGALFDGSRFAPAPLTEAEQAALSQRSLKDAPAAIAGDYPEWLDPHLAKVFGEDRAAEAAAMASRAPLDLRVNTLKSNRDKALQSLAHLHAKPTPWSATGLRIALSADARNPGIQAEEDFIKGAIEVQDEGSQLAAQFTAAKPGEQVIDLCAGAGGKTLALAALMQGKGRLIATDSDKRQLAPIHERLSRAGVHNADVRTPKGEADPLADIRASADLVVIDAPCTGTGTWRRNPDAKWRMRPGALEIRLRDQAEVLERAVPLVKAGGRIAYITCSVLSEENGEQVRAFVARHPEFAAVPPEQTASVLWDKAEAFGEAALQSPEGWLMTPRRTGTDGFFVSVLKKVG